The following coding sequences lie in one Mobula birostris isolate sMobBir1 unplaced genomic scaffold, sMobBir1.hap1 scaffold_1175, whole genome shotgun sequence genomic window:
- the LOC140192354 gene encoding sarcoplasmic/endoplasmic reticulum calcium ATPase 1 isoform X1 yields MENGHMKTVEECVVYFGVHELTGLSPEQVKKNFDKYGPNELPAEEGKTLWQLVIEQFEDLLVRILLLAACISFVLAWFEEGEETITAFVEPFVILLILIANAIVGVWQEKNAEDAIEALKEYEPEMGKVYRTDKKLVQRIKAREIVPGDIVEVAVGDKVPADIRILKIISTTLRVDQSILTGESVSVIKHTDPVPDPRAVNQDKKNMLFSGTNIAAGKAIGVVVATGVSTEIGKIRDQMVSTEQDKTPLQQKLDEFGEQLSKVISLICVAVWLINIGHFNDPVHGGSWIRGAVYYFKIAVALAVAAIPEGLPAVITTCLALGTRRMAKKNAIVRSLPSVETLGCTSVICSDKTGTLTTNQMSVCKMFVIDKVEGDICTLNEFSVTGSTYAPEGEVLRNEKSVKSGQYDGLVELATICSLCNDSSLDFNEAKGIYEKVGEATETALVCLVEKMNVFNTEVRSMSKVERANACNSVIKQLMRKEFTLEFSRDRKSMSVFCSPAKASRAAVGNKMFVKGAPEGVIDRCNYVRVGTTRVPLTTNIKDKVLSVIKEWGTGRDTLRCLALATRDTPPKKEEMNLEDSTKFSEYERDLTFVGVVGMLDPPRKEVIGSIHLCREAGIRVIMITGDNKGTAVAICRRIGIFGEEDEVIGRAFTGREFDDLPAVEQREACRKASCFARVEPAHKSKIVEYLQSFDEITAMTGDGVNDAPALKKAEIGIAMGSGTAVAKSASEMVLADDNFSSIVSAVEEGRAIYNNMKQFIRYLISSNVGEVVCIFLTAALGLPEALIPVQLLWVNLVTDGLPATALGFNPPDLDIMDRPPRSPKEPLISGWLFFRYMAIGGYVGCATVGAGAWWFLYADDGPQVTYHQLSHFMQCTEVNLDFEGIDCEVFEAAEPMTMSLSVLVTIEMSNALNSLSENQSLVRMPPWLNCWLLGAIALSMSLHFFILYVDPMPLIFKLTHLTFMQWWVVLKISFPVILIDEVLKFVARNYLEATS; encoded by the exons atggAGAACGGACACATGAAGACCGTCGAGGAGTGTGTCGTTTATTTCGGGGTCCACGAGTTGACCGGCCTCAGCCCAGAACAAGTCAAGAAGAATTTCGACAAGTATGGCCCCAACG AGCTGCCCGCCGAGGAAG GCAAAACACTGTGGCAGCTGGTGATCGAGCAGTTCGAGGACCTTTTGGTCAGGATCCTGCTCCTGGCAGCTTGTATCTCCTTT GTCCTGGCGTGGTttgaggagggagaggagacAATCACAGCTTTCGTCGAACCCTTCGTAATCCTGCTGATTCTCATTGCCAATGCAATAGTCGGAGTGTGGCAG GAGAAGAACGCGGAGGATGCCATCGAGGCTCTGAAGGAGTATGAGCCGGAGATGGGGAAGGTCTATCGGACAGACAAAAAGCTTGTCCAGAGGATCAAGGCTCGGGAGATCGTCCCTGGGGACATTGTGGAGGTAGCAG TCGGGGACAAGGTTCCAGCCGACATCCGAATCCTGAAGATTATCTCCACCACCTTGCGCGTCGACCAATCCATTCTGACCGGCGAGTCTGTGTCTGTCATCAAGCACACAGATCCTGTCCCGGACCCACGTGCTGTCAACCAGGATAAGAAGAATATGCTGTTCTCT GGCACGAACATCGCGGCAGGCAAGGCGATAGGAGTGGTGGTGGCTACGGGGGTGAGCACGGAGATCGGGAAGATCCGGGACCAGATGGTATCGACGGAGCAGGACAAGACGCCTCTGCAACAGAAACTGGATGAGTTTGGCGAGCAGCTCTCCAAGGTCATCTCGCTCATCTGTGTGGCTGTCTGGCTCATCAACATTGGACACTTCAATGACCCCGTCCACGGCGGATCCTGGATCCGTGGCGCTGTCTACTACTTCAAGATCGCCGTGGCGCTGGCTGTGGCCGCTATTCCCGAAG gTCTCCCAGCTGTGATCACCACCTGCCTGGCACTCGGCACGCGGAGGATGGCAAAGAAGAACGCGATTGTGAGGAGCCTGCCCTCTGTTGAGACACTGGGCTGCACCTCTGTCATCTGTTCTGACAAGACTGGCACCCTGACCACCAACCAGATGTCCGTCTGCAAG ATGTTCGTCATTGACAAGGTGGAGGGGGACATCTGCACTCTGAATGAGTTCTCTGTGACAGGTTCTACCTATGCTCCCGAGGGTGAAGT GCTGAGGAACGAGAAGAGTGTGAAAAGTGGTCAGTACGACGGGCTGGTTGAGCTGGCAACCATCTGCTCCCTGTGTAACGACTCGTCCCTGGATTTCAACGAG gCCAAAGGGATCTATGAGAAGGTGGGCGAGGCGACAGAGACCGCGCTGGTGTGTCTGGTGGAGAAAATGAACGTGTTCAACACTGAAGTTCGCAGCATGTCCAAGGTGGAGAGAGCTAATGCCTGCAACTCG GTCATTAAGCAGCTAATGAGGAAGGAATTCACCCTGGAGTTCTCTCGGGATCGGAAGTCCATGTCGGTTTTCTGCAGCCCGGCCAAGGCGTCTCGCGCTGCTGTTGGGAACAAGATGTTCGTCAAG ggTGCACCCGAGGGTGTGATTGACAGGTGTAACTACGTGCGTGTCGGGACCACCCGTGTGCCACTCACCACCAACATCAAGGACAAGGTTTTGTCTGTGATCAAGGAGTGGGGCACAGGCAGGGACACTCTGCGGTGCCTTGCCCTGGCAACCCGCGACACCCCTCCCAAGAAGGAGGAGATGAACCTCGAGGACTCCACCAAGTTCAGTGAATATGAG CGCGACCTGACCTTCGTGGGGGTGGTGGGCATGCTGGACCCCCCGCGCAAGGAGGTGATTGGCTCCATTCATTTGTGCCGCGAGGCGGGCATCAGAGTCATCATGATCACGGGCGACAACAAGGGCACGGCTGTGGCCATCTGCCGCCGCATCGGCATCTTCGGTGAGGAGGACGAGGTGATCGGCCGCGCCTTCACCGGACGCGAGTTTGACGACCTCCCGGCCGTGGAGCAGCGTGAGGCTTGCCGCAAAGCCAGCTGCTTTGCCCGTGTTGAGCCCGCACACAAGTCCAAGATTGTGGAGTACCTGCAGTCATTTGACGAGATCACCGCTATG ACGGGAGACGGTGTGAACGACGCCCCCGCACTGAAGAAAGCCGAGATTGGAATTGCCATGGGTTCAGGCACAGCCGTGGCCAAGAGCGCCTCGGAGATGGTCCTGGCTGACGACAACTTCTCAAGTATCGTGTCGGCTGTGGAGGAGGGCAGAGCTATCTACAACAACATGAAACAGTTCATTCGATACCTCATCTCCTCCAATGTAGGCGAGGTCGTCTG TATCTTCCTGACAGCAGCTCTGGGACTGCCCGAGGCCCTGATCCCAGTGCAGCTGCTGTGGGTGAACCTGGTGACGGATGGACTGCCAGCCACAGCCCTCGGCTTCAACCCCCCGGACCTGGATATCATGGACCGGCCCCCACGTAGTCCCAAGGAGCCTCTGATCAGCGGCTGGCTCTTCTTCCGCTATATGGCCATCGGAG GGTACGTCGGCTGTGCCACAGTCGGAGCAGGTGCCTGGTGGTTCCTTTATGCTGACGATGGACCACAGGTTACTTATCACCAGCTG TCGCACTTCATGCAATGCACAGAGGTAAACCTGGATTTCGAGGGGATCGACTGCGAAGTGTTTGAGGCAGCAGAACCCATGACAATGTCCTTGTCGGTGTTAGTGACCATCGAAATGAGCAATGCCTTGAACAG TCTATCTGAGAATCAGTCACTGGTCCGTATGCCTCCCTGGCTGAACTGCTGGCTACTGGGAGCCATCGCTCTCTCCATGTCTCTGCACTTCTTCATCCTCTACGTTGACCCGATGCCT ctGATCTTCAAGTTGACTCACTTGACTTTCATGCAGTGGTGGGTGGTGTTGAAGATTTCCTTCCCAGTTATCCTTATAGATGAGGTGTTGAAATTCGTCGCCCGTAACTACCTGGAGG CAACCAGCTAA
- the LOC140192354 gene encoding sarcoplasmic/endoplasmic reticulum calcium ATPase 1 isoform X2 has translation MLFSGTNIAAGKAIGVVVATGVSTEIGKIRDQMVSTEQDKTPLQQKLDEFGEQLSKVISLICVAVWLINIGHFNDPVHGGSWIRGAVYYFKIAVALAVAAIPEGLPAVITTCLALGTRRMAKKNAIVRSLPSVETLGCTSVICSDKTGTLTTNQMSVCKMFVIDKVEGDICTLNEFSVTGSTYAPEGEVLRNEKSVKSGQYDGLVELATICSLCNDSSLDFNEAKGIYEKVGEATETALVCLVEKMNVFNTEVRSMSKVERANACNSVIKQLMRKEFTLEFSRDRKSMSVFCSPAKASRAAVGNKMFVKGAPEGVIDRCNYVRVGTTRVPLTTNIKDKVLSVIKEWGTGRDTLRCLALATRDTPPKKEEMNLEDSTKFSEYERDLTFVGVVGMLDPPRKEVIGSIHLCREAGIRVIMITGDNKGTAVAICRRIGIFGEEDEVIGRAFTGREFDDLPAVEQREACRKASCFARVEPAHKSKIVEYLQSFDEITAMTGDGVNDAPALKKAEIGIAMGSGTAVAKSASEMVLADDNFSSIVSAVEEGRAIYNNMKQFIRYLISSNVGEVVCIFLTAALGLPEALIPVQLLWVNLVTDGLPATALGFNPPDLDIMDRPPRSPKEPLISGWLFFRYMAIGGYVGCATVGAGAWWFLYADDGPQVTYHQLSHFMQCTEVNLDFEGIDCEVFEAAEPMTMSLSVLVTIEMSNALNSLSENQSLVRMPPWLNCWLLGAIALSMSLHFFILYVDPMPLIFKLTHLTFMQWWVVLKISFPVILIDEVLKFVARNYLEATS, from the exons ATGCTGTTCTCT GGCACGAACATCGCGGCAGGCAAGGCGATAGGAGTGGTGGTGGCTACGGGGGTGAGCACGGAGATCGGGAAGATCCGGGACCAGATGGTATCGACGGAGCAGGACAAGACGCCTCTGCAACAGAAACTGGATGAGTTTGGCGAGCAGCTCTCCAAGGTCATCTCGCTCATCTGTGTGGCTGTCTGGCTCATCAACATTGGACACTTCAATGACCCCGTCCACGGCGGATCCTGGATCCGTGGCGCTGTCTACTACTTCAAGATCGCCGTGGCGCTGGCTGTGGCCGCTATTCCCGAAG gTCTCCCAGCTGTGATCACCACCTGCCTGGCACTCGGCACGCGGAGGATGGCAAAGAAGAACGCGATTGTGAGGAGCCTGCCCTCTGTTGAGACACTGGGCTGCACCTCTGTCATCTGTTCTGACAAGACTGGCACCCTGACCACCAACCAGATGTCCGTCTGCAAG ATGTTCGTCATTGACAAGGTGGAGGGGGACATCTGCACTCTGAATGAGTTCTCTGTGACAGGTTCTACCTATGCTCCCGAGGGTGAAGT GCTGAGGAACGAGAAGAGTGTGAAAAGTGGTCAGTACGACGGGCTGGTTGAGCTGGCAACCATCTGCTCCCTGTGTAACGACTCGTCCCTGGATTTCAACGAG gCCAAAGGGATCTATGAGAAGGTGGGCGAGGCGACAGAGACCGCGCTGGTGTGTCTGGTGGAGAAAATGAACGTGTTCAACACTGAAGTTCGCAGCATGTCCAAGGTGGAGAGAGCTAATGCCTGCAACTCG GTCATTAAGCAGCTAATGAGGAAGGAATTCACCCTGGAGTTCTCTCGGGATCGGAAGTCCATGTCGGTTTTCTGCAGCCCGGCCAAGGCGTCTCGCGCTGCTGTTGGGAACAAGATGTTCGTCAAG ggTGCACCCGAGGGTGTGATTGACAGGTGTAACTACGTGCGTGTCGGGACCACCCGTGTGCCACTCACCACCAACATCAAGGACAAGGTTTTGTCTGTGATCAAGGAGTGGGGCACAGGCAGGGACACTCTGCGGTGCCTTGCCCTGGCAACCCGCGACACCCCTCCCAAGAAGGAGGAGATGAACCTCGAGGACTCCACCAAGTTCAGTGAATATGAG CGCGACCTGACCTTCGTGGGGGTGGTGGGCATGCTGGACCCCCCGCGCAAGGAGGTGATTGGCTCCATTCATTTGTGCCGCGAGGCGGGCATCAGAGTCATCATGATCACGGGCGACAACAAGGGCACGGCTGTGGCCATCTGCCGCCGCATCGGCATCTTCGGTGAGGAGGACGAGGTGATCGGCCGCGCCTTCACCGGACGCGAGTTTGACGACCTCCCGGCCGTGGAGCAGCGTGAGGCTTGCCGCAAAGCCAGCTGCTTTGCCCGTGTTGAGCCCGCACACAAGTCCAAGATTGTGGAGTACCTGCAGTCATTTGACGAGATCACCGCTATG ACGGGAGACGGTGTGAACGACGCCCCCGCACTGAAGAAAGCCGAGATTGGAATTGCCATGGGTTCAGGCACAGCCGTGGCCAAGAGCGCCTCGGAGATGGTCCTGGCTGACGACAACTTCTCAAGTATCGTGTCGGCTGTGGAGGAGGGCAGAGCTATCTACAACAACATGAAACAGTTCATTCGATACCTCATCTCCTCCAATGTAGGCGAGGTCGTCTG TATCTTCCTGACAGCAGCTCTGGGACTGCCCGAGGCCCTGATCCCAGTGCAGCTGCTGTGGGTGAACCTGGTGACGGATGGACTGCCAGCCACAGCCCTCGGCTTCAACCCCCCGGACCTGGATATCATGGACCGGCCCCCACGTAGTCCCAAGGAGCCTCTGATCAGCGGCTGGCTCTTCTTCCGCTATATGGCCATCGGAG GGTACGTCGGCTGTGCCACAGTCGGAGCAGGTGCCTGGTGGTTCCTTTATGCTGACGATGGACCACAGGTTACTTATCACCAGCTG TCGCACTTCATGCAATGCACAGAGGTAAACCTGGATTTCGAGGGGATCGACTGCGAAGTGTTTGAGGCAGCAGAACCCATGACAATGTCCTTGTCGGTGTTAGTGACCATCGAAATGAGCAATGCCTTGAACAG TCTATCTGAGAATCAGTCACTGGTCCGTATGCCTCCCTGGCTGAACTGCTGGCTACTGGGAGCCATCGCTCTCTCCATGTCTCTGCACTTCTTCATCCTCTACGTTGACCCGATGCCT ctGATCTTCAAGTTGACTCACTTGACTTTCATGCAGTGGTGGGTGGTGTTGAAGATTTCCTTCCCAGTTATCCTTATAGATGAGGTGTTGAAATTCGTCGCCCGTAACTACCTGGAGG CAACCAGCTAA